One Triticum dicoccoides isolate Atlit2015 ecotype Zavitan chromosome 3B, WEW_v2.0, whole genome shotgun sequence genomic window, ATATAGGATGCTTCTGTCCCATAGCACCAGAAAAGGTTTGTATCATCCACTCGTATGCCTGGCTTATTTCATGTGAAATGATACCACATGCAAAAATAACAGTGCTACGATGGTGATTCAACCCGACAAACGGCACAAATGGCAGATTGTACTTATTGGTTCTGTATGTGCTATCAAAAACAGTAACGTGTCTGAAAGCCTCGTAGTCAAGTCGTGATTGACTATCACACCATAACAGTCCCTTCAGATGGCCAGCTTCATCAACCAAGTACCTGAAGAAAAAAAAAATCTGAATCTCGCTCTCGCCTCGCCACCATGTGATTGATCATCGTTTGAGCATCCCCGGAAGCAATTGATTCCTGCTTGTTAGCATGACAGAAATTGTAAATGTCCCTCATCGTGCATCCAACCTCATCATATCCACCGAATTGCATGCACAAAATATCCATAATATGATGTTTTCTGATCCCTGAGTTTTCCATGTCTGCAATGTCTGCTTTCTGCTCATCTCTAATTCTTCTATGTGAACGCAAAAGACACGACAGATCCCGTGGTGCTAGAGGATGGTTGTGTTCATCAATGAAATCCTTCACAAACCATTGACCACTTTCCTCCTGTCTTGCAATCACCAATTTAGCTTTACACCCTACCCGAGTTATACTCTGTGGtctcctctttctatcttccaTCTTCCTCTTCATGTGCTTCTCTTCACGAACCCCTTCACAACTACACGCAAATTTCCTTAAAATTATATGGCAGTTGGATCCATCCCACTCGAGATAGCTTCTCCGGACACTAAAACCTTTCTCAAGACCATATTTTTTATAGAATCTATAACCTTCATCCTCACTATTAAACATCTTGGTGGCAATATGATAGTACTCCGGCATTGACTCATGACTTACATCCGCCATGTCTTCCTGCATCACCATAATAAAAATCTGAAACGATAAACAAAAATGCATGCAAAACCCAGTATGAATTTTTGCGTGGAATTTTAAACTTTGCTCCTTGTACATGTTATGGCAAGCGATCATGAACGTCCATAAACTGGGTCCCCCATAAACTAGTCAAGTGACCATGGATGATGAAAAATTCTAAATTGAGTTGCATGCACTAGGGAAACCTAAATCGATGATGACTAAACAAATCTAAGTAGGAAGTGCAGGCTACGAATCCAAGTAAGTTGAGATTCGGGCAATTCATACCTTAGGATGCAAGTCCGAAAGCGATGGGATCGGCGGGGGGCAGGTTCCTATAGCGTTGTCACCGTCGCCGCCGACACTGCCGCCGCGGATGTGACGCCTTATTCTTCTTCATGCCGTCGGGCACGTCTTTTATAGTGaaggggacgaggaggaggacgacgctgAATTGGTTCCTCTCGCCGGACTCGTCGGACATAAGGAAGGGGACGTCCTGAATCGACTAGACGTGGTTCTGGTCATGGACATGATCGGTTGAAACCACAATATTTTACCCTAGACCATTATGCCCTTCTCGGATTAAACTAATTAGGTTTCTTCATTTTTAATCCCCCACTAGATCGGACGGCTAATAAAAATCAGAGGGACAAGTACTCGAAAGTACTTCCGGTACTACATCAATCACCGAAAAAGAGCTCAAATTGAAAATTATGTGAACAACTCAACCAAGTAATATAGTAGAAATTTCAAGGCCAAGGGAAACTCTTGATTACTAGAATACTGACAACAAAGAGGCTGATGATGTTACGTCTGTACGATAGTCTCAAAATGGTGATAGTATGTTTGTAAGACAATAAATAATTATTATTAGTTCTTCAGAGTTTAATGAACTTCCAATTGCCAAAAAAAAGATAGGCATTAGATTATCACCTAAATACCCACCAACAATATTTAATAGTAATGAACTATCAAACTACTGCATCTTCATCTGCAAGAATTCAACAAAGTAGAAAAAGCAAATTATCATGGAATAAATACCTGAATCATATTTACCCTCTTGCTgtttaagagcatctacaaccggaagtAGGTGAGATGGTGCGTGGCAATCATCCAAAGACCATACTTACAGGTGAAGACTCTCGGAGCATTTAAAAAAACAGATGTTGTTgtacttttgtgtgtgtgtgtgtgtgaaaataggacatatgtacTTTTTGGTGTGAAAATTAGGACAGATGTTGTTTCTTTTGTGACATGTGTACTATTAACAACGAAAGCTATGCTCCTTGAGGAGATTTAAACTCAAAATGTTGATCATTCCTTCGGAAACGATCCACCGTTAGACTAACATCAATTTTTTGAGGGTGAGTGAcatgttgtttttttcttttcaacATTGGCAGCAGGTTGTTTGTTAGAAATAATTTTTTTTGAACCTTTGTTAGAAATAAAATTGGCAGCAGGTTGTTCATCAGGCtccaaaaagaaacagaaaaaaggcgATAAAAAGGGAACATTTAGCAGGCCCAATCCTCAGAAAGCCCATCGAAGAGAGAGACGTCCATTTGCCTGTTAATCAGAAAGGAAAAAAGAATGTCCATTTGGTAGATCCCCAATTCCGCCGCCGGCCACCCCGACGATGGCGCCGCCGCACCCACCGCCACCGGATCCGCCCATCCTTCGAACCCACGACGAGCtcctcgaggagatccttctccttcTTCCCACGGCGGCAGACCTAGCCCGCGCCTCCGCGGCGTGCGCCTCCTTCCGTCGTCTCATCACGGACCACACCTTCCTCCGCCGCTACCGGACCCTCCACCCACCGCCCCTCATCGGTGTGATCCACCGCAACGCCTTCATTCCAGCCCAACCGCCGCACTCCTCCGCCGTCGTCGCCCGCGCCTTCGCTGGCTTCGACTTCTCCtgctcctccttcctccccaccaacGCCGGTCGCGCCTGGAGCTCAATTGACTTCTTCGACGGACGTgccctcctcgccggcgccccAGTCTATGAAGGCCACCCTGAGATGTGCAACTTTGACCCCCTCCAACTTTTGGTCAGGGACCTCGCTGTGTGCGACCCCGTGAACCGCCGCTACATCCTGCTGCCCGCCGTCCCCGGCCACCTGACGGCGCTGGTCCCTAAACCGGACCTGCTCGATCTGGAGGCTTTCCTTGCCCCCGGCGATGATGAGGAGGACCCGTTGTCATTCAGGGTCATGTGCTTGGCGCAATGCAGAACCAACATGGTGATCCTCGTCTTCTCCTCCTCTTTGGGTGGACAATGGCATGCTCTTACATTTGACCAATGGACTGTTCGGGCTACATTTCATCCGCTCGAGGATGGGCTGTTAAGTCGTCAATTCATCCGCGGATGCTTCTGTTGGCATTCACCTTTCCTCAACAAGTTGCTTCTGCTCGACACACACTCCATGGAGTTCTCTGCTGTCAGCCTCCCACCTGAACAACAGCAGAGTCCCGATTTTGTTATTGTCGAGGCAGCCGAAGGAATGCTCGGGATGCTAACTAGATCTAGTGACGGGGTCAACCAAGATAGCCCGTATTGGCTCGAGTATTCCATTCTGAGAAATAACCATTGGCACACAGAGAAGTTCATCCCATTGCCAGAAAAGTATGATGTTCTTCTGTTTGGTGTAGCCGGGGGATACGTGCTCATGCTGGCATACTACACCACATCTTCACAAGAGAATTGGAAGTTAGGGTTCTTTTCGGTGGACGTCAAGACGTTGCAGGTCGAGTTGTTTGGCGAAGGTTCCTCGGGTGGTGAACTATATGCTGGTTTCCCACCATCATTGAGTGCACCAACTATATGAAGCGGTGGGCGTGTTATCCGCTCACTTTTATTTAACTTCTGGTTTCATTGGTATGCGGCAAAAAAACACGATGCGGCTACTTATTTGATGATAATTTGCTTTTCCACTCTACTTATTTCTTGCAAGCAATGCTCTTTGAAGATGCAGCTGTTTGATAGTTCATTACTGTTAAATATTGTTCTGGGTATTTAGGTAATAATCTATTGCCGAAGTTATATGTGCAATTGGAAGCTCATTAAACCCAGAAAAGCTAATAAGTAATATCCAATTATTATCTTGTGAACATAGTATCACCATTTTGGGACTATCGCCCAAATAAAACAGAAGCCTTTTTGTTGCCAATCTAGTGGTCCAGAGTTGCTCTTTGCCTTGAAATTTCAACTATATGAGTGGTCGAGTTGCTCAATCATTAGATTATTTCCAGTTTCTTTATTTTTACATGTAACTTCTGTATGAGTAGAAATCATCAAATTAGAACAGCCCCATGTTGCTGACTTGCTGTATCATATCCTCTCTTCATCTGCGCCCCCTTTAGCCTCAGAATTATGTATCTGCTTTATCAAGCTCCCTCTTGCATCTGCTATGAGCACATGGCCTTGTTTCCTTCTTGAATAAATCGGTTAGCGTACTGCATTCTTAtcgtatgaactctagggttgcttAATCATATGCACACATAGAACTTTCAGCTTATGGCTTGGTGCCATGTGCTCATCAGGACGGTTGCAAAGTACATATTTTGAAGTCTTCTTCCCTGATTAGCATGTTCTTTCTTTTCATGTACTTCACTATTACTGGGCAATGAGACCACATCCTTTCAAATACCCAGTGTCAACTCGATGCATCACATGCAGCAATTGATATATTTGATGCTTGTTAtgtggtacttggtaggcttgtatATATTCCTATTGGTGCCCTGTTCATATGGAAAGCTCATGCTGTTTCATCTATCTGCAGACGCTGATGCCACGTGGCTTAGGAAGAAGTTGGTTCCTCTGAGCGTGTTGTGACAGGAAGAGAAAGTGATGCGTGGATCGGATGTATTCGTTTGTTCAATGCCGTTGCTGCGTCGGAAGCTATGATGCCCAGTTGCAGCAACTTTTGAAATGTATGCCAATCTCTGAACTTTTAGGTTCTTGTTACTTCAATATTAATGTCTAAAAGCAGGCATAGAGCCTGAGCTTGCTTGTATCGACTGAACTGCATCAGCAAGGAGGTCTATAATATTACTGGATGAAATGCTTTGTTTCGATGAATCACTACTA contains:
- the LOC119282616 gene encoding uncharacterized protein LOC119282616; this encodes MAPPHPPPPDPPILRTHDELLEEILLLLPTAADLARASAACASFRRLITDHTFLRRYRTLHPPPLIGVIHRNAFIPAQPPHSSAVVARAFAGFDFSCSSFLPTNAGRAWSSIDFFDGRALLAGAPVYEGHPEMCNFDPLQLLVRDLAVCDPVNRRYILLPAVPGHLTALVPKPDLLDLEAFLAPGDDEEDPLSFRVMCLAQCRTNMVILVFSSSLGGQWHALTFDQWTVRATFHPLEDGLLSRQFIRGCFCWHSPFLNKLLLLDTHSMEFSAVSLPPEQQQSPDFVIVEAAEGMLGMLTRSSDGVNQDSPYWLEYSILRNNHWHTEKFIPLPEKYDVLLFGVAGGYVLMLAYYTTSSQENWKLGFFSVDVKTLQVELFGEGSSGGELYAGFPPSLSAPTI